The DNA segment TTTTATAAATGCGAAATGGCTTCCTGAGGTAAAAACTTGCTCACATCGCCATGGTTGCGTAAAATATCTCGTACAATGGTAGAGCTGATGGCAGAATATTCAGGTTTGCTTAAAATAAAGATGGTTTCCATTTCGGGCATCATGGTCTGGTTGATCTGGGCTATGGCCCTTTCATACTCAAAATCACCGACAGAACGTATACCCCTCACCATGTACCTGGCATTTATTTTTTTGCAGAAATCAACAGTTAAGCCTTCGTACAGCTGTACATCTACTGCAGGGATGCCTTCAAATACTGTTTTTACAATTTCTTCACGTTTTTGGGCAGACAAGAAACTCTGTTTGGAGCTGTTTAAGCCTATGCCAACCACAATTTTATCAAATAAAGGTAGGGCACGCTTTAAGATATCGACATGGGCGATGGTAATGGGGTCAAAAGAACCGGGAAAAAGTGCGATCTTCATAATCAAATGGATTAATGCGTTTTTTCAAAAAAACTAAATGAGGAATTGCCGTAACGCCGGGTTTCTGTATAGCCTGGCTGGTCATTGAGTTTTAGCAAAGAGGGGTGTTCTACAATTAACAACCCATTGTCGGTAAGCAGGTTGTTTTTCATTACCAGCCCGGGAATTAACGGAATGCCCGGGATGTTGTAAGGAGGATCTGCAAAGATGATCTGGTAAGCCTGCTGTGGCTGTTCAAGAAATTTAAAAACATCTGCTTTTTGTACCTCTATTTCCTGTAGCTTATGTTTTTCTATAATAGATTTTACCCAATACACACATCCCGAATGCTTATCTACCGCAGTAACCTGTTTTATCCCCCTCGAGGCAAACTCTATACTGATATTGCCTGTTCCGCAAAACAGGTCGAGCACATTGCAGTTCTCAAAATCGTAAGTGTTGTATAGAATATTGAACAGGGCTTCTTTGGCCATATCTGTAGTGGGCCTTACGGGCAAACTTTCGGGGGCATTGAAACGGATGCCTTTTAATCTTCCTCCTATTATTCGCATAAATCAAGGGCTAGCAGGCTGCTGTAATAATGAGCGGGCATATCATCCAGGATCTTTTGATCTGCTTCTTTTGTAGGAGGTAAATTGAACCGGATAATTTTGAAATATTTTTCTATAGAAAGGTAGTATTCGTTCCCTTCATGTATGATCCCACTCAGCTGTACTTCGGTATGGGCTGTATTGAGCCGGAGCTGACTGATGATGAGCAGGAGGTAGTAATTAAATTCTGCAGCATTTTCTGTCTGATAGTAATGCTGAAAGATTAATTTTTCATCGGTAATGTAGGCTGCATGAAAGGCTGCAGCAGTAAAATCAAGCAGCAAAGTACTTTGCTTGTTCGGCCTGGCCAGCGCTAAAATCGGTGCATTTTGTGCATATAGCTTATAATTGCTTAACGAGGCAGCCAGGATCTCTTCTGTAAATTGCTGTAAAGTAAAAATGGAAGTAAAGCCAAAGGTGTTGAATGGCCTGGTATGCAGGTTGGCCGACTGTTCTTCTGTAAAGAATTTGGTATACTGCCCCAGTTGCTGCGGGTCAAACAGATCGTTGGGGATATCTATTGTATTCCCGGTATGTACAGCAATTTTTGTTTCTTTGAAGGTCAGGTTTAGATAAACGTCTGTTTTTAGCCTGACAGCCAGGGTTTGGGATATATTGTTACATTCCTGCTCATCGTAAATGGCTTTGAGCTGATCGCTGCTTTTATCTATGATGGCATAAGAAAAATTATCCGGCGTTATTTTTACCAGCAGATCACAATTTGCTGCAGTATTTGGGTCAAATTCCGGATCAACCAGTAGTATGCTGTTTTTATTATCCATATTAGCAAAATTAATCCTTTTTTCTATAACATCACCATCGCATATTTGTTAAATGGATAAAGCAGCAATTATAGCAGGGGCATACGCTTTTACACCAACCGCTGAACAGCTTGATTTTTGCAGGGAAATGGCTGAGTTTTTATCGCATGGACTGGATAACCAGTGTTTTATATTAAGGGGCTATGCAGGTACGGGTAAAACCACCTCCGTAGCTGCACTGGTCAAGGCTTTGCCGCAGTTTAAGTATCGTTCTGTATTGCTGGCGCCCACAGGCAGGGCTGCAAAAGTAATGAGCAAT comes from the Pedobacter heparinus DSM 2366 genome and includes:
- the coaD gene encoding pantetheine-phosphate adenylyltransferase is translated as MKIALFPGSFDPITIAHVDILKRALPLFDKIVVGIGLNSSKQSFLSAQKREEIVKTVFEGIPAVDVQLYEGLTVDFCKKINARYMVRGIRSVGDFEYERAIAQINQTMMPEMETIFILSKPEYSAISSTIVRDILRNHGDVSKFLPQEAISHL
- a CDS encoding RsmD family RNA methyltransferase, whose translation is MRIIGGRLKGIRFNAPESLPVRPTTDMAKEALFNILYNTYDFENCNVLDLFCGTGNISIEFASRGIKQVTAVDKHSGCVYWVKSIIEKHKLQEIEVQKADVFKFLEQPQQAYQIIFADPPYNIPGIPLIPGLVMKNNLLTDNGLLIVEHPSLLKLNDQPGYTETRRYGNSSFSFFEKTH
- a CDS encoding DUF3822 family protein; this translates as MDNKNSILLVDPEFDPNTAANCDLLVKITPDNFSYAIIDKSSDQLKAIYDEQECNNISQTLAVRLKTDVYLNLTFKETKIAVHTGNTIDIPNDLFDPQQLGQYTKFFTEEQSANLHTRPFNTFGFTSIFTLQQFTEEILAASLSNYKLYAQNAPILALARPNKQSTLLLDFTAAAFHAAYITDEKLIFQHYYQTENAAEFNYYLLLIISQLRLNTAHTEVQLSGIIHEGNEYYLSIEKYFKIIRFNLPPTKEADQKILDDMPAHYYSSLLALDLCE